CTGAGAGGATGAGACGTGTCCTGATGGTCCTCAGAGGTTCAAGCAGAACCAGTTTGTGTTGACAAACTCTGACTGGgccgtgatgatgatgaagatgaagatgtacCTAGTTTCTGAATTCCAGCGTTCTACAAACTTTTCATATATTCATTTAGTTCATGTTAAGTCaaaaaaattgtattattacattattggtaaaaaacaGTACATCAAAATGTAGCCTTTAATTTGAACTTGAGTTTCTTTCAACATTGTTCCTCAAGCACTTTGTCTAAAGTCTGGATGAGTTCTAGTACGGAGGAGCCTACTACTAATGTACTGATGGATAAATGTCTTACGCTGCCGTGGCGGAGCTGCTCAGCAGAGCAGCCATCTCCCCCACCGAGTCACGTGACTCCCccggtgttttctttttatttacatgtttCAGTTTCATTCCAAGTTttcctttgttgttgttgttgttgtgttttcagcttcgtcaggtttttaaagtttctTTCCGCGTCACTGATGAAGAGAGAGAGTGAAGAGATCCGTGGAAATAGCAGCGTTTGTTCATGAAACACGAAACACAAATGAACTTGAATTGGTCAATGGCTGTTCCTCAGTGTTTGTTTcagtaaatattgtaaatgttttctgGATATTACGATGATTGTTAACACTTCAAAGAAACTCAAAATTCTTCAGTAAAACTTGGATCTTTTCTCTTGTTCAGTTTACTGTGGTTAATAAGTGTTTGTCTGTGATTAGTCTCAGTACCAGGAGCGTCACCGACCATCACAAGGCACTTTTTATTCTCTTGTTCACCATCAGCACAAATCTGACTTTTATTTCACAAGAGAGATCATTTCACactctctttcttttatttattgtaatacTGACATAGATTGCAGTCTCATTTTACCACAAACTGCACAAAACACTTGAATATGCGTCAGATATGAAGAAAGAACCCAAAAAGTATAAGCCAACATagatgaactgaattgaattaaaacacGAATGTTCAACACTTGTTGATCGATAGTTGAAAAGGTTCTTGTTAATGGAGGAATGGAAGGGGGGTCTGGTAATTGGATTGTCAATTTGAATGAGGAGCCATTTACTAAGTGATCTGTGGGGGTTATGACGTCCGAAACGCCTGCCACAGTTGTCTGGTGTCCTCTGCGGAGCCATAAACACGGTTCTGATTTATTTGTGCAGAACCCAGGTAACCCCGCCTGAGGTGTTACATCAAGAATGGTCTCTGGAACCTGTGAGACAGCGCAGATAGTGAGGCTACATTTCCAAGTGCGATataccagagatgtgtctgtacCAAGTGGAGAGAGATCAAGAGATGTGTGGTGGGACTTACTGTGGTaggcagggctccagactaactttttcacaggtagcactggtgccaccTAGCTTTTCATTTAGTAGCACCAAAACAAATTAGGTAGCACCATATTTTTAATTGCACATAACATATTTAGAAACACTACaatagtatttgtacttcgttacttgacacctctgctcattTGCAGTTTTCAgagagtatttaatttaagagtatgcttaaataccaactaaatgaaataaaatgataagaaaagaggtaaaataataaaaagaaaagaagtaaaataataaaaagcacaagttgttaaaaataagggcagtagagtacagcaagtaagtatttaatttaagagtagcttcagaaagctgtcctccatcatggacaatgtctcccacccccttcatgagactgtcagagccctggagagctccatcagtgaccggcttcgtcacccacgatgcaccaccgagaggcatcgcaggtccttcctccccgctgccatcagacttcaCAACCACGCCTGCTCCCAGTAGCCAACAGACAataatatgacaataatatgtgcaataacataagatgtgcaatatctgccaatctacctcacaacactccacctgcttttctgcactgtttaactgtatatactgttcatatcctgtgtttatacatattttatacgtatcttttgtatttttttatatattttttacccctcccctatatgtgtgtactgctgacaacaaataagtttccccactgagggagaaaataaaggatatcttatcttatcttatcttagtaAACAGTAAAAAGTAAttttagtcctgatttaaaggagctgacagttggagcagacctcaggtctacaggaagtttgttccaccggtgaggagcagaataattgaacgctgcctcaccttgcttggttctggttctggaaccacaacaaaccagatccagatgaacctcaggggtctgggagcttcataggaactaacagatccagcatggattttgggccaagaccattcaggtctttgtagaccagcagtaagattttaaactctatcctttgactcactggaagccagtgtagtgatttcatgaccggtgtaatatggtccagtttcctggtgtttgtaagaacTCTGGCGGCGTTCTGGATCAActgcctgattgatttatttcttgttaaggcctgtaaagatgccattgcaataatccaacctactgaaaatgaatgcatgaatacgtttttccatgtcttgtttagacagaatccccttaattctagcaatgttttttgtaGCATCCAAATTGGACCTCCGGCGATATGTTGAGGGTGTGGAACCGGAGGACCTGGAGTGTGAACTTCGCAGGTACAGCACCGAGGGCATCCACGTCCGCTGGCCTGTCCAGGGAGCGCTGGGGTACAACCGCTGGTTCAGCTGCACCCTCAAACACAGCAAGGGCGTCTTCACGGTCACCGGCTTCCTACGACACCCGTCTGACCAGGGTCCCCCGGGACAGCAGGACTACCGCAGCTGGCCGGCTATTTCTGACCGAGAGCTTCTTCCAACCACAGGTAAACTCCTCAAAGATACATGTTTTCATTAAGACACGTAACAGgatgcttttattctgaaaaaatTATCAAAAGCCACATTGAGGCAGCTGACGTTGTGGTGTTTCCACTCAgttatcatttcatttattctttatttcattcaaaaataaaataacaaactatTCAATACCCTAAAttcctaaattgtgaatgaaagggagcagaaagaaaaagaatcttaatctgcccctttttcccaatTCAATTTAGtcaatttacaaagaacgtaaattaaaaaattaaaaaacaacaactaagtaaataaaaaaactaaaataaaataaaatgcctgccggctatgggtatgtcaatcaaacttaactaacatttttcattatatttctttaacatactggctttaattgttcttttgaatgtaatgtttgatttggattctttggtttcttggttcagattgttccataaactgattcctttcccagaaacacaacgttccatcaatttagtcctgaatcttgtttttttttaaagatctctgttccttttaagttatacttgctttcttttttttcaaatattttctaaatgttgattgataaagttctttttatgggctttaaacataattttcaaaatactatagtctactaattcatgaaatttcaacagttgtaactgaaggaataatggttTGTTGGATCTCtcttttctactgattattcttatggctcttttttgcaaaatgaaaattgactgaatatacaggactggactgtctcagaaaatttgaatattgtgataaagttctttattttctctaatgcatttaaaaaaacaaaaatgtcatacattctggattcattataaatcaactgaaatattgcaagccttttattgttttaatattgctgatcatggcttacagtttaagattaagattcccagaatattctaattttttgagataggatatttgagttttcttaagctgtaagcaatgatcagcaatattaaaataataaaaggcttgcaatatttcagttgatttgtaatgaatccagaatgtatgacatttttgcattacagaaaataaaggactttatcacaattattctaattttctgacacagtcctgtatgttttacaggcatttccccaaacttcaccaatcaccctttttatttatttttttacaagttaGCTTGTGTCCTGTTGTAAATGGGTTTCTGTGCAGCACTGTATTGGTCCCGTCTCTCTCCACAGTTGCCATGGTGATCAAAACCCAGACTCCAGTAGTGAACGCCCGCCTGAGGTCGGAGCAAAAGCTCCACTGCCAGTTTGCCGTTGATCACCGCGGGCCGAACGTGACGCTGGAGTGGCACCGGCAGCACCGCGGAGAGAGGTCCAGGCTCTTCAGCCACGTCAGCCGCTCAGGGCAGACCCACGGCTCCGGTGTGGCGCTGAAAGGCCTGGCGGGAGGAGACGCCTCGTACACGCTGCCTTTCACCAAGATGATCAGCGAAGGAACCTACATTTGCTCCGTGTCTGTCGTTCCACTGTTTGCCAGTCTGGACGTCAATCTGCACATTGAAGGTGGGAGAAAAGTCACAGGTCACAGATAGGGAtggggcggtatggactaaaaaaatgtatcacgataatttctggcatttatcccgataacgataaaaatgacgataaaaaaaataccaattcaactccacctttgtaactataaatctatcaccacatttcagaaacatttccttctttctttctggctcatatctttctttctttcaggctcatatctatctttctttctttctttctttctttctttctttctttctttctttctttctttctttctttctggctgatatctttctttcttttaggctcatatctatctatctttctttatttctttcaggctcatatcttccttccttccttccttccttttatttttatcatttttaccgcaagatgacaaattcttatcgtggggaattgttttgacggtatatcatgaacggtaaaatatcgcccattcctagtcacAGACTAAGCAATGATCTGAATGATCTTATTAATATTTAAAGCtctgatttcaatttcaattcagttttatttataaagcaacacaagttgtctctaggatctttcagggccagaacatgacccctgatcaattattacataaacaatggcaggtaaaaactcccctttaggagtgAAGAAGCCTTGAGCAGGACATGATTAACAGTCATAGAGAGATGATTAttcattatatataaatatataataaggTATCTGTTGGATTTTATTACCTTTATCAGTAGATGTAGATTAATAAGCTATCACGCACAAAATATGTCCCAAATAAAAATGCCATAATAACATTTAGGACAATCATTTGACAGAAATTCAAAACattatttatgttttcattttcttgAAATTAGAAGTTGATGTGCTTCGTTTTGTCAATGGCCCAAAAAGGTCAAAACAATAACTGATTAAAGTGATTTTTAAGCTCTTTCAAAGTTATCATCACATGATAAGGTCAGAAATAATAGTGTACAATTGCTTTGTCACTGTATTACtgtctactgcccttatttttaacagcttgtgctttttatcattttacttcttttcttatcatattattcttaatttttttaaataccgtaacttatttgttatttaatgtctaattatgtcttgccgcttttaatgtcaatgtaaagcactttgaattaccttgtgttgaattgtgctatataaatacatttgccttgcctaTTAAAGTAGATTTTTCAGGTGTCCTGTGTTACAGGTGaggatttaaaacattttttttttttaggtcacCCAAGTAAACGTATTTCTTTCTTACATTATGAGGATAATTAGTATTTACTTTGCTGTTTTAATACTGTTACACACTATATTGTGTAACAGGAATATAGGATTGTGCTTTTGATAGCAAAGTAAAACAGCAAGCCTGTAGGTAAACTGTTTCTTTTCATCCTTTACTACTCAtagattgaaaattaaaatcaaCACGCTTTGCTGTTATTACACCAGCAAGTAAAgaaatacacacatgcacaaataaTTATGAATTTTTTAATCGACAGTAATAATTGTCGTGCCTCGTGTCCTCAGAGCCGCCCCGTGTTTCTCTCAACGTGGGTCCCActctggtgatggaggaggggaAGGAGCAGAAGATCATGTGTGAGGCAGAGAGCTACTATCCTCTGGATGTGGACATTACGTGGTATGAGCAGGACCCGCGAGCGTCGCGTCAGCGGGTCGGTGCGCCGCTTCCCGTGATGCTGGAGAATATCCTGATGTCCAGCCACAAACACAACACGGACAGCACCTTCTCCGTGGCGGCTTTCTTTTACCTGCAGGCGTCTCTGAAGTCTTCGGGGAGGCAGTTTACGTGCAGCGTCACCCATCAGTCCTTGAGAGTGCCCATCAGGCAGAGCTTCATCCTGGAGGTTGAAGGTAAGGAGAGGTCGCGGTATCTCAGTTCTTGCTGTACTGTGAGTTACCACCTGGTGGCGGCAGATTGTCACATCTCTTTATCTGCTTTCTCCACGGAAGAGCCATCCAGTTGGATGTTGAACCTCGCTCTTGTCTTCTTGGTGTTCATACTGTTGGCCGTTCTGGCTGTGATGCTGCCTCGCCTGAACTCAGGTTAGTGAGGGATAACATAATAACCCCGTAACGTCTATGTACAGGCTAATATGAAATCATTTCAAGACTACGTAACTATTACTGTGACATTTGACGTTTTGATGGTCAAAAGAGTAACTGTACTTTATTTTCTCTACAGCAAGAAGACAGGTACGGGTAAAAAGATATGAAAACCTTATTTTATGTCTTACAACCGATATTGTTGTATGTTGATGTCTCACTGGCGTGTTTGTACCTGcatgtgtgtttctgcagaagAAATTCTACTGAGAGAACTTGCCGCCATGACAAGAACCAGAAGTACCAGTGAAGACAAACTATGTCTCAGATTTGCGTCGTAAACTTTTGGCGAAGACGGTTGATGAAGCAGGTTCTAAACTACTTTTGTTTACGTTTGTGTGCAGTGAATTTCTGTAGATAATCAGGAAAGCCTGGAGGTGACTTTCGATGGTGTgaatgtacttttattgatcaGGTAGAATAGATTGTTTTGGTGAAAGAGGCTTTGAGTGGACTGACATTTACCTGGTAAATGTTGGGGCGTCCAAACTAGTAATTTTGGAATGACGGGGGCCCGTCCCTCATAATGGCTGCAATGACTAATCAAATATACATCCATCCCGTGACAGAATGGAGAGTTGGGGTTTTCTTGCAGAGAAAATAAAGTGGCTTAATTTTCTGCATTTGTACATTGGGACTATAGTGACACTAGGGCTGCAAATAACGACTATCAACTACTACTGAAATgcttagtcgactaatcggattaattaataataataattaataatcaaaattattaaatggctcttatttttatttaaattttgcaTGAGATTGTTTGAATAAATTAAAGACATTAAAGATGGACACTTCGTTCAGAAATACATCTTTTAATGATCTTTACTGCCAGACTGTGATGTTGCATCTGTCGCTGCCATATTGTTTACGTGCGCTGTACTCTACAGCGCATGTGTAATTCTCAGTAGAGATAGAAAGGGAGGgagatgcctcactctgttAATTTTTTTTGCCGACAATAGTCGTCTAAGACAATTTTATCATCTATTTTGGTGGACAACGCCGACCAATCGTTGCACCCCTAAGTGACACAAACTCAACAAagtaattcattttatgaaattaGAAATGTTCaccatttatttgtattttatgtgtAATCAGAGTTGGAAAAATGTGtctgtttaactgtttattttttcttttattcatatagtgttttttaAAGGGTGTCACTTTGTGCTTTTGCTTCTTGTCTCAAATTCTGTTTTGATCCAGTTCCTCTtcatatttttctgacattaaagaaaacaaaaaaaaactcaaatgctGAAGGAGAAATGTGAGCTTTGAACCGTATTTGAAGCATTGTTATCGCaggcctgttttttttccttgaattcaacttttattttcatcaatCCTGTGTTCACTTCTTTATGTAAACTTCTTATGTTCACTGTCAACAAATCAAAATCACGTTGCAGATCAGTTTCTGGTTCTGTCTCCCATTTgtccaaaaaaaatcaaaaaaaaaaaaaaagcccaagaaaaataaatgtttccaaaatgtttccatttatttaaaatataaaaagtgttcaaatgaagAATAAAGAAGTGTGTCTTAAAATTGGTTTTAGTaggtacagcactttggtcagcagaggttgttttaaatgtgttgtataaataaactagacttgatttattttttcatttgagTCCTGTATTGATTTCAAATGTCTACGTCACATGGTTATAAAGcgattcaaaacaacaaaaaaaggaaaatcaaatacgAACCTTTTTCCTCGTATaactatatttaaaaaatataagagTCCCCAAATATAATACAATGCATGTGTTTTATTTGACACATGGATCTTTATTACGGTACTAACTGTAATGACAGTTTTTCCTATTTCCAAAAGTTTTCCACCTACAAGCTTTTGTCATTACTTCACAGGTGCAAggcttaaagttaaaaaaaatcctgagcctgaacttttacGGGAGCGGGGGCACATGCGCTCCGCAATTTGGCAAGCAACAAAAATGACATcatttgaatattattttccttttcactatggatgcttttgatatcaagtttcgCTAGTTGTCATTGTGTTTGACAGGGTAGAAGATGAACTACAatctaaaatatgaatattttaaattaaaggtcATAATGTCATAAGGGAAGGTGAAACTCAGGCAGACTAATTAATTGGTGGAATTATTGATTAGCAACCTTCCTGGTCTAAATTCTTTAGAAAACATAGTTTTGAACTATGATGGTACAGCTGGACTAATCTCAAAATTCTATCAGAATATTATAGCTGCATCAAAAGAATCCTCAGTGGGTAAAAGATTAGCATGGTGTTCAGACCTTACTGAAGGAATCACTGTAGAAGAATGGCAGGATATATGTTACCAATTACAAACAATAAACACAAGGTTCAAACTCCTACAATATAAATGCGTGATGataacatatattacaccaGAGTTACTACACCGCATTTACCCTAATACACCAGAAACTTGTGTCAAGTGTGGTATACAGAAAGGTAGCTTGTTTCACTGCCTCTGGGAACGTACCCACATTCAAACATTTTGGAAAGAGATTATCACAATAATATCTCTGTTCATCAAGAAGCAACTTCCTCTTTGTCACAAGCTTTGTATTTTTGATTGATTCCCTGCAAGTTGTACTTTGAACGCTAGCAGGAAGAAGATGGTGGTATTTTGTCTTCTAGAAGCTAAACATAAAATTGCACTGTCATGGAAATCTGTTCACAGCCCAAGTAGGCAGAGTTGTGTTGAGGGATTACTGCAATTGCCTTGCTTTAGAGAAACGTACATATGTTGTTAAAGGGAAATATAACACATTTCAGAAGATTTAGGGCTCTTTTATGCAATTTCTGGAGTCTACTgttatattaaatattttttattcttatttttatatatgcaacttcttgtttatttctaataaggtcACTGATCACATTTTGGATCATGGGAGCGTTCTCTAAGTACACAATGTGTTTCCAgctgtgtatgtacatgttggTCACTCATTAGCGTTATCCTTCTCTTTTCCTTAAACGCCATGATGAGAATCAGTCTGTTACCACGACAGTAAAATAGACCACTTAAATCTCTACATTTCTTCAAGTGCTTATTTGTACATATTAATGTGCCATGTtctgttttgtactgttttgtGTCTTTGTACTGCAATTGAAAAAGTCGTGGGGGCCCCAGTCGAGGTGGAgggggcctcgctggcggtggctttcctcccgccctcttctcccctctgtggggttgctggtggtctgggttccggGTTTTTCCTCgttggcctctggtctcgcggttgctccctcctcctcccccactatagatacacttcaggtggagctttgataagactataccacacacacacacacacacacacacacacacacacacacacacacacacacacacacacacacacacacacacacgactctTGTCGAAAGTCACGTGATTTCCTGTACCTGTAGAGAGGAGGAGCATCTCTGAGTCTAACTCATAAAAGTattcagagttcagagtccATGTTGACGTGGACGGAGCAACAGAGGAGACCGGGTTAGTGTTTGTTCattctttttctgctgtttaaatgtcatttctgtGGTTCTGGTTGGAGTTCAGCTGAGGTGTGAAGTGAGATCTGAGGTTTGGGTTCAGATGGAAACACATAACAGAGGTATAGAAGGTCATCATAAGGTCAGCTAGACAGACGTGTGATGACCTTCCTGTCTTTGAACATTTCCTGTcctcctggtttttgttttatCTACATTTTAACAGGTCGGTAAACTGTATTTAGACTCACAAAGTTGGATTTAATGTACATGCTTCCCagagctctcgatttaccggtcaatctacgcacctaccctcacctatggtcatgaactttgggtagtgaccgaaaggacaagatcgcggatacaagcggccgagatgagtttcctccgcagggtggctggacgctcccttagagatagggtgaggagttcggtcacccgggaggagctcggagtcgagccgcta
This is a stretch of genomic DNA from Cololabis saira isolate AMF1-May2022 chromosome 12, fColSai1.1, whole genome shotgun sequence. It encodes these proteins:
- the LOC133456419 gene encoding tapasin-related protein-like translates to MFFVASKLDLRRYVEGVEPEDLECELRRYSTEGIHVRWPVQGALGYNRWFSCTLKHSKGVFTVTGFLRHPSDQGPPGQQDYRSWPAISDRELLPTTVAMVIKTQTPVVNARLRSEQKLHCQFAVDHRGPNVTLEWHRQHRGERSRLFSHVSRSGQTHGSGVALKGLAGGDASYTLPFTKMISEGTYICSVSVVPLFASLDVNLHIEEPPRVSLNVGPTLVMEEGKEQKIMCEAESYYPLDVDITWYEQDPRASRQRVGAPLPVMLENILMSSHKHNTDSTFSVAAFFYLQASLKSSGRQFTCSVTHQSLRVPIRQSFILEVEEPSSWMLNLALVFLVFILLAVLAVMLPRLNSARRQKKFY